The sequence cctataattaaacttatgatttaataatacaattattattaaggGAAGACTTATGATAagtataaaacttatgatataagattattatatcaagacttataataaagattaatttttttatttatttattataagacttacttattaattaattatgatacaatttaattattaaatacttataatttttttttttgaaaagccagaATTTTATTAAAGCTAAAGAGAAAATACAACAATGCATGCAAGAAGCATGCTCTCGAGAGACACTATAAAGGGGACTATATATGAAATCTAATGTGCTATATACAATATACAATGTATCTAATTTGAATAAAACAAGCACAGTCAGCCCACTCCAGTTCTAGGACTACTCGAACAACAATAAGAGCTTGGGTTAACCAACCATTGATGCCACTCGATTAACTTCGATTTAAGCCTTTTAGAAATCCATTCATAGCTCTTGATTTGGACCTCATTGAAAATCATTGCACTCGTCCAATCTTTATTCCTGAAGACTTTATGATTTCGATTTTTCCATAGTAGATACCCGCAAACCCATTCTACGGCTTGCCATATCTTCCTATCTTTACTCGAGATGTTGATTCCGTCACCGTTAAGGATCTCGTCGACACTAAATGTGTTGAAGTTACCAAGTCCCCACCATTTATACACCCTATCCCACGTATCTCTTGCTACTTTGCAAAAGATCATTGAATGTTCAACAGTTTCCAAGGAGTCATCACATACCGGGCATCGAATAGTGTTAAGATCTAAACCCCTTTTATCGAGCTTAACTCGTACCGGAATTCTTTTCTTTTTAATTCTCCACGCAAAGATGCCTAATGATTTGGGTACTAGATTATTATTCATGGTTTCTGAAGCACTTACATAAGATTGAAGCAGCCTGTCATCAATCATTTTAGACATTTGTTTCATGTTGTATATGCCATCTTTCTCGTGTATCCATCTCTATTCATCATTCTCCTGCTTTGTGAAATTGATGTTAGCTAAGACTGAGATAAGGTCTTCTAACTCATCACGAACTCTTCCTGTATGTTCTCGACACCATGCCCACATATGATGTATTGTACCATCGATCCATCTCACCCTATCAAAAACCGAAGGTTCTTCCTCGAATTCCAAATGATATAGTTGTGGGTATTTGTCTTTGAAAGCTTGATCTCCTGCCCAACAATCATGCCAAAAAAGAATATGCCTACCCTCTCCTACTGTTCTTTCAAATGGAGCTCCAAAGTTGATGTTGTTTGAAGCTAAATCAGTAGCAATCCTAGCAATATTTTTCCCAACTGAATTTGCACTAGAAACAGAGACGAGATTAGTATGACCCAACCCCCCCTCCCGCCCATAAATACTTTTGATAACTTTAGTCCAAAAGGCTTCGGTTTTCACccggaacctccaccaccacttgcccaaTAATGAAAGATTTTTTGCTTTTAACGTCCCAATATTTAACCCGCCCTTTTCATAAGGTGACAAAAGGCTCtcccatttaacccaagccatTTTTGATTCTTCCCCCACCCCTCCCCAAAAAAAACTTACGACGCATTGCCTCGAGCATGTTGACAACACTTGAAGGAGCACGATAAAGTGAGAAGAAGTACAGTGGTAAACTATTTAGGACCGACTTGATGAGAGTTAACCTTCCCCCGAATGACATCAATCTAGCCTTCTATTCTGAAAATCTTTTTTGAAATTTTTTCATGACCAAATCCCACTCCATTACATTCTTCATTTTTGCACCAACCGGTAAACCTAAATACGTTAAAGGAAAGCTCCCGTTCTTACAGTTTAGGAGAGAAGCCATAGTCTCGGAAGCGGTGCTCAAGACCCCAATGCCATAGAGGCTGCACTTAGCGATGTTGATTGATAAGCCCGAGACTTCTTCGTAACATTTGAGAAGTTTCATGGTGTTATTTATGTTTCGTGTGGACCACTCTCCAATAAAGATCGTATCGACTGCGTATTGTAGATGTGAAAATGGAATCGAATCATTACCAATTTTAACACCTTTGTAGAGCCCATTGTTAATAGCCACCTTTGTAAGGAAATTCAATCCTTCTCCTACAATTAGAAATAAAAATGGGGAGAGAGGATCACCTTGTCTAATTCCGCGCCCGAGCTTGAATTCTCTAGTAGGTGAGCCATTAACGAGAATAGAAACTAAGGCTGACTTTAAGCACGACTCAATCCACCTCCACCACTTCACCCCGAATCTCATACTTTGCATCGTGTCCAAAAGAAATTCCCAATTCACACTGTCAAAAGCCTTAGAAAAATCTACTTTGAAGATGAAACATTTTTCCCGTCGAGTTTTTAAATCAACTATGGCTTCATTTAGGATCAGAATGCCATCCAAAATCGATTTTTCACTAATAAAAGCACTCTGCTCCAGTCTAATTATTTTTGGGATAACACGGCGAAGTCTATTGAAAGTACCTTATCAATAATCTTATAGTCGCTTTCGATTAGGCTGATCGGTCGATAATCGCCAAGATCTTGCGGGTCTTTCTTTTTAGGGATAAGCGATAAGAACGAAGCGTTACAACCGTGAGAAATTTCGCTTTTCTCCCAAAACCAACACATAGCCCTCATAAGATCATCTTTTATTAACTCCCAGTATTTTTTAAAGAATTTAAAACTGAAACCGTCTGGCGCGGGAGGTTTAGAGCTTTCACATCCTATGATAGCATTCCATATTTCATCCTCACAGAAGGGTTGCTCGAGAAAGTGTGCATCATCAGAAGTGATCGAATTGTAAACTGGACTTGCCACTTTCTTCCTCTCATAGTTTCCTTCCTTAAATATGTTGCTGAAATATGACAAAACCTCCTCCTTAATTGTGGCCGGATTCTCTTCCTATTTACCCTTAATTGACAATCCCCGAATATTCGACTTGTTGATCCGCCTTTTTACCACCGAGTGAAAAAATTTTGTGTTTTCCTCTCACTCCGAGTTCCACTTGACTCTCGATTTTTGTTTTAGCATGTTGCTCTTCTCACTTTCTTTCTCCAGCC comes from Rutidosis leptorrhynchoides isolate AG116_Rl617_1_P2 chromosome 4, CSIRO_AGI_Rlap_v1, whole genome shotgun sequence and encodes:
- the LOC139841265 gene encoding uncharacterized protein — its product is MSKMIDDRLLQSYVSASETMNNNLVPKSLGIFAWRIKKKRIPVRVKLDKRGLDLNTIRCPVCDDSLETVEHSMIFCKVARDTWDRVYKWWGLGNFNTFSVDEILNGDGINISSKDRKIWQAVEWVCGYLLWKNRNHKVFRNKDWTSAMIFNEVQIKSYEWISKRLKSKLIEWHQWLVNPSSYCCSSSPRTGVG
- the LOC139841266 gene encoding uncharacterized protein, yielding MGLSNEECLDNLLDDATSGPKQLHRSNHKVNDLSDNTKRLGSDGFDQCNQAAISRKPRKSSLVENHSISIGSIWRRVGNWKASSRILHAKNIAKRIHNHPNFKTKVQKTSSPKTNKKDNSFDVPIRNTSRASAISTRKANCRKSSSKNIGLEEFESLNSEGFKREGKIGWFKGICAETYPEVVAIHETKCNSVTDAWIKDLDFNEIRGQEERKNCIFIDRRASLFNNFIEKMQLIEVPLIGKRYTRTCDNGVKLSKLDRFLVSEQLANRWGELSAMVFDRNLSDHCPVLLRANNVYFRPKPFKIFDTWLDHKDVDNIICNAWNITMDGNKPDIIFRKRLKNVKEELRAWSKKQFEKIDQDIETLKDAVKNWERLMEERDLDDNERELSLNTRKLWLEKESEKSNMLKQKSREENPATIKEEVLSYFSNIFKEGNYERKKVASPVYNSITSDDAHFLEQPFCEDEIWNAIIGCESSKPPAPDGFSFKFFKKYWELIKDDLMRAMCWFWEKSEISHGCNASFLSLIPKKKDPQDLGDYRPISLIESDYKIIDKSAFISEKSILDGILILNEAIVDLKTRREKCFIFKVDFSKAFDSVNWEFLLDTMQSMRFGVKWWRWIESCLKSALVSILVNGSPTREFKLGRGIRQGDPLSPFLFLIVGEGLNFLTKVAINNGLYKGVKIGNDSIPFSHLQYAVDTIFIGEWSTRNINNTMKLLKCYEEVSGLSINIAKCSLYGIGVLSTASETMASLLNCKNGSFPLTYLGLPVGAKMKNVMEWDLVMKKFQKRFSE